In Limibacter armeniacum, a single window of DNA contains:
- a CDS encoding DUF5686 and carboxypeptidase-like regulatory domain-containing protein → MSWLLLFGVTGQVLGQQYRVSGTVKDKDTGESLPFVNVRFQGTTVGVTTDLEGKFSILTDVVTDSLTASYVGYTPQTIPFLKNRRKHSYHFKLSPDTQMLGEVEVIAGKYENPAWEVLRTVVKDKKHNDRDRLKQYAYESYTKSELIINNLSEKLKKRKVVQDVLELAEKSAAMKGKDGQTMMPLFVSESLQDVYVENQPARKHIDVNKTRVVGIGIEDEGTISQITTSTFKEYNFYNNYVRLLGKDFVSPIADSWKFYYDYELALQKEQIGKYECYRIDFKPKHEGDLAFEGTMWITDSTYHHALVKVDATISKEANLNFIEEIEIHQQLEQVSDNGLTAWIPSSTAVLVDVEEINDYTAGVLARYKVSNKDYQLTYEPVDGMFDQELTVLEGANEDNTDEFWDSNRHGELDEGEQEVYQLIRDAKDLPRVKSYIEVIDLLVYGYKDLGKIEFGPLSYLYAFNNVEGSRFQLGFRTNNRLSKSWAFSGYGAYGTKDERFKGELMVRHILDRTPWTEVGASFKYDIERLGVYNDDLNLKRLFNAAVRFGNYRLPFESQVGKLWVQTDLFFGLTARATFRYNKFSPLYQFEYDLPQKDGSVVNQYSTTELITELSYAPGVRRVENRNNFRNIISWGTLPVLTFRHTYGFPGLFGSLFEYHKFDLSIKHRIRLGVLGRSKLDLSGGFVPSNVPNPLLAIHLGNQSGVVYNKASFNMMEFFEFASDKYASLRLYHSFDGMILNRVPLIKKLKWRLFITSNALIGDVSEQNMQSSRTYDENGNLILPYSSLGGKPYMEVGYGIENIFKFLRVDFVHRTTHLMPKSRKFAVMVSAQFRL, encoded by the coding sequence ATGTCTTGGTTACTTCTTTTTGGAGTGACAGGACAAGTACTCGGACAACAGTATAGAGTTAGTGGGACAGTAAAAGATAAAGACACAGGTGAGTCTTTACCTTTTGTGAATGTCCGTTTTCAAGGTACAACGGTTGGTGTTACAACAGATTTGGAAGGTAAGTTTTCCATTTTGACGGATGTTGTGACTGATTCCCTTACAGCGTCTTATGTAGGGTACACGCCTCAGACAATTCCTTTCTTAAAGAACCGCCGAAAACACAGTTATCACTTTAAGCTATCTCCTGATACACAAATGTTAGGAGAGGTGGAAGTGATTGCAGGAAAGTATGAGAATCCTGCTTGGGAAGTTTTAAGAACTGTTGTGAAAGATAAAAAACATAACGACAGAGACAGGCTGAAGCAGTATGCTTATGAGAGTTATACAAAGTCTGAACTGATCATAAATAATCTTTCTGAAAAACTGAAGAAAAGGAAAGTAGTACAGGATGTGCTCGAACTTGCTGAAAAATCAGCAGCAATGAAAGGGAAAGACGGTCAGACAATGATGCCATTATTCGTTTCTGAGTCTTTGCAAGATGTATATGTAGAAAATCAGCCAGCAAGAAAGCATATTGATGTCAATAAGACCCGTGTCGTAGGAATTGGTATTGAGGATGAGGGGACTATTTCACAGATTACGACTTCTACATTTAAGGAATATAATTTCTATAACAATTACGTAAGGCTATTGGGTAAAGACTTTGTATCACCCATCGCTGATAGCTGGAAGTTCTACTACGATTATGAATTGGCGCTTCAGAAAGAACAGATAGGGAAATATGAATGTTATAGGATTGATTTCAAACCTAAACATGAAGGTGATTTGGCTTTTGAAGGCACGATGTGGATTACAGATTCGACCTATCATCATGCATTGGTAAAAGTTGATGCAACAATATCTAAGGAAGCCAACCTGAACTTTATTGAGGAGATCGAAATTCATCAGCAGTTGGAACAAGTCTCAGACAATGGGCTTACGGCATGGATTCCATCTTCAACGGCAGTCTTGGTAGATGTAGAAGAAATTAATGACTATACAGCAGGTGTTTTAGCCCGTTATAAGGTATCCAACAAAGACTATCAGCTAACCTATGAGCCAGTAGACGGGATGTTCGATCAGGAACTGACTGTATTGGAAGGTGCAAATGAAGACAATACAGATGAATTTTGGGATAGTAACAGACACGGAGAACTGGATGAAGGTGAGCAAGAAGTTTATCAGCTGATTCGTGATGCTAAAGACCTTCCTCGGGTTAAATCCTATATTGAAGTAATTGACTTACTTGTATATGGTTATAAGGATTTAGGGAAAATTGAGTTTGGTCCATTATCCTATCTTTATGCTTTCAACAATGTAGAAGGAAGTCGTTTTCAGTTGGGCTTCAGAACAAATAACCGTTTGAGTAAAAGTTGGGCTTTTAGCGGATATGGAGCCTACGGTACAAAAGACGAACGTTTTAAGGGAGAGCTAATGGTGAGACATATTTTAGATAGGACACCTTGGACTGAAGTAGGGGCGTCTTTTAAATATGATATCGAGCGATTAGGCGTATATAATGACGACCTGAACTTAAAACGCTTGTTCAATGCTGCTGTCAGGTTCGGAAATTACCGACTTCCATTTGAAAGTCAGGTTGGGAAATTGTGGGTACAAACAGACTTGTTTTTTGGCTTGACAGCCAGAGCGACTTTCCGTTACAACAAATTTTCTCCACTTTACCAATTTGAATACGATCTCCCTCAAAAAGATGGCAGTGTAGTGAATCAGTACAGCACCACTGAGCTGATTACAGAACTGAGTTATGCGCCAGGGGTGAGGAGAGTAGAAAATCGGAACAACTTTAGAAATATCATCAGTTGGGGCACTCTTCCTGTCTTGACATTTAGACATACTTATGGCTTCCCCGGCTTATTTGGAAGTTTATTTGAGTACCATAAGTTTGACCTTTCAATCAAGCACCGTATAAGGTTAGGGGTGTTAGGCAGAAGTAAGTTAGACCTGTCAGGTGGGTTTGTGCCATCCAATGTACCAAACCCATTATTGGCTATCCACCTTGGTAACCAATCGGGAGTGGTTTACAATAAGGCTTCCTTCAACATGATGGAGTTTTTTGAGTTTGCGAGTGACAAGTATGCATCACTAAGGTTGTACCATTCTTTTGATGGTATGATTCTGAACCGTGTTCCACTTATCAAGAAACTTAAATGGCGTCTCTTTATTACTTCCAATGCCCTTATTGGCGATGTTTCTGAACAGAATATGCAAAGCTCCCGTACCTATGACGAAAATGGCAACTTGATATTACCATATTCGTCACTTGGTGGAAAGCCTTATATGGAAGTAGGTTATGGAATTGAAAATATCTTTAAGTTCTTAAGGGTTGATTTTGTCCATAGAACAACCCATTTGATGCCAAAGTCACGAAAGTTTGCCGTGATGGTATCTGCCCAATTCAGGTTATAA
- a CDS encoding tetratricopeptide repeat protein: MRDLSLLTFTFRFVNENGKADSLLPKLGSVNDKQLNLGKGIVYYEDIYQVNRYQNYVIISLYPFATISSSLAGKVMDGHHSIVIKTFSFARELEGMIDRKLGKMRIHEKKEKDPTHHGSSLLKTQCPNCHTPIDTDGLHPSYYLYCQHCSTIFNKHGYAASRGDRYNICPETGYFDRIANYRAYKMYMLPKETAFETIKYYCSDTMEKMMFEAYFKKNLTLLVGSILIGIQHLFASRNRDPDFEELSKANFLAEKGNMSDARDVYAKMISRLPYHPGIYYNIGLAYLKGKNYQKALQYFEKSLDGCSNYQPTKDILKKYKNHPMSEL; encoded by the coding sequence TTGAGAGATTTATCATTACTCACATTTACCTTCAGGTTTGTTAATGAAAATGGGAAAGCTGACAGTCTACTTCCTAAGTTAGGTTCTGTCAACGACAAACAGCTTAACCTAGGAAAAGGTATTGTTTACTATGAAGACATTTACCAAGTAAATCGCTATCAGAACTATGTGATTATTTCCCTTTATCCATTTGCTACGATCTCAAGTTCACTTGCAGGTAAAGTAATGGATGGACATCACAGTATCGTGATCAAGACATTCAGTTTTGCCAGAGAACTTGAGGGAATGATTGACAGAAAACTTGGAAAAATGCGTATACATGAGAAAAAGGAAAAGGATCCTACTCACCATGGCAGCAGCCTGCTGAAAACGCAGTGTCCAAACTGTCACACACCAATCGATACTGACGGACTTCATCCATCCTATTACCTATATTGTCAACATTGCAGTACCATCTTCAACAAGCACGGTTATGCTGCCTCTAGGGGTGATCGTTACAATATTTGCCCTGAAACTGGGTATTTTGATAGAATTGCCAATTACAGGGCATACAAGATGTACATGCTCCCAAAAGAGACTGCATTTGAAACAATCAAATACTATTGCTCTGATACCATGGAGAAAATGATGTTTGAAGCCTACTTCAAGAAGAACCTTACACTTTTGGTTGGAAGCATATTGATTGGCATTCAGCACTTGTTTGCTTCCAGAAACAGAGATCCTGATTTTGAGGAGCTATCTAAAGCTAATTTTCTGGCAGAAAAAGGGAATATGTCTGATGCAAGGGATGTTTATGCCAAAATGATCTCAAGACTCCCCTATCACCCGGGTATCTATTACAATATTGGCTTAGCTTATTTGAAGGGTAAAAACTATCAGAAAGCCTTACAGTATTTTGAAAAGTCCTTGGATGGCTGTAGCAATTATCAACCAACCAAGGACATCCTGAAAAAATATAAGAATCACCCGATGAGTGAATTATAA
- a CDS encoding superoxide dismutase family protein: MKNISIAIVTALLFVGCNKPAQEQDNSHAHGDHDGDDMKDAKEVMDEGATTTISKKAMAQLDAKSGSNLTGTVTFTEEGGKVKMEVEVSNVAPGVHAIHLHEKGDCSSDDGKSAGGHWNPTEEPHGEWGHGEFHMGDIGNLEISEDGKGTLSFETDKWAIGGDDAKKDIIGKAVIIHAKADDMKSQPSGAAGDRIGCGVIQLEN; the protein is encoded by the coding sequence ATGAAAAATATCTCAATAGCGATTGTTACTGCACTCCTATTTGTAGGTTGTAATAAACCCGCTCAAGAGCAAGATAACTCTCATGCCCATGGAGATCATGATGGCGACGACATGAAAGACGCTAAAGAAGTGATGGATGAGGGAGCTACAACTACTATCTCAAAAAAGGCGATGGCACAACTTGATGCCAAAAGTGGCAGTAACTTGACAGGTACGGTCACATTTACTGAAGAAGGTGGTAAAGTCAAAATGGAAGTTGAAGTCAGCAATGTCGCGCCAGGTGTACACGCCATCCACCTCCATGAAAAAGGGGATTGCAGCTCTGATGACGGAAAATCAGCAGGAGGACATTGGAATCCCACTGAAGAACCTCATGGTGAATGGGGACATGGCGAATTCCATATGGGAGATATTGGAAACCTTGAAATTAGCGAAGACGGAAAAGGTACACTTTCTTTTGAAACCGATAAATGGGCAATAGGTGGTGATGATGCCAAAAAGGATATTATCGGCAAGGCTGTAATCATCCATGCCAAGGCTGATGATATGAAGTCTCAGCCATCTGGAGCAGCAGGTGATCGCATAGGCTGTGGTGTCATTCAATTGGAAAATTAA
- a CDS encoding BamA/TamA family outer membrane protein, translating to MKKQLFTLFLILLFGFPAIAQTDSTSQKNISIAGIPLVGYNTQMGVKLGVNLMAFFKINPEKNLKSPPSTMGLVGFYTTNDSWITLLFQRLYLNNDNWRVIWAVGTGNINFQYYEDEFLPTPDYVDYTTTSRFMFASIQKRVLGKFYSGLLFQSQKLNTEFDYQGEGMSSTDSAKNIVAWGIPLSYDTRNSQYNASKGFFINSRFSFYQKWIGSDLEYNTLYIEANSYQPLNDMTTLAWRVTAYTGLGDVPFEGQKVVGRNDIRGYSEGRYRGNQVYTTQAEYRQKIKGKWGGVAFFGLAMAYDKESEDDNWSPLLPGGGVGIRYLMIPDRNINAGLDVGVGRKDYGIYFRLTEAF from the coding sequence ATGAAAAAACAACTCTTTACCCTGTTTTTAATCTTACTTTTTGGATTCCCAGCAATAGCACAAACCGATTCAACTTCTCAAAAGAATATCAGTATAGCAGGTATCCCGCTAGTAGGCTACAACACACAAATGGGGGTCAAGCTGGGTGTAAACCTGATGGCTTTCTTCAAAATCAATCCTGAAAAAAACCTAAAGTCTCCTCCTTCAACAATGGGATTAGTTGGTTTCTATACAACTAATGACTCTTGGATCACACTACTATTCCAAAGACTTTACCTCAATAATGATAATTGGAGGGTCATTTGGGCAGTTGGAACTGGTAATATCAACTTCCAGTATTATGAAGATGAGTTTCTCCCTACCCCCGATTATGTAGATTATACCACTACTTCCAGATTTATGTTTGCTTCAATACAAAAAAGAGTACTCGGAAAGTTTTATAGTGGGCTGTTATTTCAATCTCAAAAACTCAATACAGAGTTCGACTATCAAGGAGAAGGAATGAGCTCAACAGATAGTGCAAAGAACATTGTGGCTTGGGGCATTCCACTTTCCTATGACACCAGAAACAGTCAATACAATGCTTCAAAAGGATTTTTCATTAACTCCAGATTCAGCTTTTACCAAAAGTGGATCGGGAGCGACCTCGAATATAATACCCTGTACATCGAAGCCAACAGTTACCAACCATTAAATGACATGACTACCTTGGCGTGGAGAGTAACTGCTTATACCGGCTTGGGCGATGTTCCATTTGAAGGTCAGAAAGTAGTTGGAAGAAATGATATCAGAGGTTACAGTGAAGGTCGGTACAGAGGTAATCAGGTTTATACGACACAAGCAGAATACCGCCAAAAAATCAAGGGTAAATGGGGAGGAGTAGCTTTTTTCGGTCTGGCAATGGCTTATGACAAAGAAAGTGAAGATGACAATTGGAGTCCTCTGCTCCCTGGTGGCGGTGTTGGAATCAGGTACCTAATGATTCCTGACAGAAATATCAATGCAGGATTAGACGTAGGAGTTGGAAGAAAAGATTATGGTATTTATTTTAGGTTAACAGAGGCTTTTTAG